The following coding sequences are from one Novosphingobium sp. Gsoil 351 window:
- a CDS encoding tyrosine-protein phosphatase: MDQDRILPLEGIRNFRDYGGYAAADGASVSRGVLWRSGHHHQATPADLAKVAALGLDAVIDLRGDSERSAFPCLRHPEFTTEVLFAPGETAGLAGAAAHEAAGEGVRTGGESRAAMVNLNRGMPWRPVLVASMRLYFAALAEGRKPILLHCVAGKDRTGLAAWLTHHALGVHPDDAMADYLLTNVATNLSERMALGAETVRARYGPRMDDEAVLALMSVAPEYISAGLDAIRERHGTYDGYLEEVLGVGPAQVAAIQADLLV, translated from the coding sequence ATGGATCAGGACCGCATTCTACCGCTCGAAGGCATCCGCAACTTCCGCGACTATGGCGGTTACGCCGCCGCCGACGGCGCAAGCGTCAGTCGAGGGGTGCTGTGGCGCTCGGGACACCACCATCAGGCAACGCCCGCCGACCTGGCGAAGGTCGCCGCACTCGGCCTCGACGCGGTGATCGATTTGCGCGGCGACAGCGAGCGCAGCGCCTTCCCGTGTTTGCGCCACCCCGAATTCACCACCGAGGTGCTGTTCGCGCCGGGCGAGACCGCCGGGCTGGCGGGCGCGGCGGCGCACGAGGCGGCGGGAGAGGGCGTCCGCACGGGCGGCGAATCGCGCGCGGCGATGGTCAACCTCAACCGGGGGATGCCGTGGCGACCGGTACTGGTCGCCTCGATGAGGCTCTATTTCGCCGCGTTGGCCGAGGGACGGAAGCCGATCCTGCTCCACTGCGTCGCGGGCAAGGACCGCACCGGCCTTGCCGCATGGCTCACCCATCACGCGCTGGGCGTGCATCCCGACGACGCGATGGCCGACTACCTGCTGACCAACGTCGCCACCAATCTGAGCGAGCGGATGGCGCTGGGGGCGGAGACGGTGCGCGCGCGCTATGGCCCGCGGATGGACGACGAAGCGGTCCTGGCGCTGATGTCGGTCGCGCCCGAATACATCTCCGCCGGGCTCGATGCGATCCGCGAGCGGCACGGTACATATGACGGCTACCTCGAGGAAGTGCTCGGCGTGGGTCCGGCGCAGGTCGCGGCGATCCAGGCAGATCTGTTGGTTTAG